One window of Nostoc sp. C052 genomic DNA carries:
- a CDS encoding type II toxin-antitoxin system VapC family toxin, which produces MYLLDTNHCSRIIFGETNVIRRLQEHIGLGVATSVIVQGELLYMVQKSSQQEANLPFVRTFLQTIDLYPINGGVADVYGSLKAEIVEHFGPKDKAKRRKFTVQDLGFSDNDLWIASTALHYNLTVVSGDSDFQRIQQVQALTLESWL; this is translated from the coding sequence ATGTACCTCTTAGATACCAACCATTGTAGCCGGATCATTTTTGGAGAAACAAACGTAATTCGTCGGTTACAAGAACACATCGGCTTAGGGGTTGCAACTAGCGTTATCGTGCAAGGGGAACTCCTTTACATGGTGCAAAAATCTTCTCAGCAAGAAGCAAATCTTCCCTTTGTCAGAACTTTTCTGCAAACCATTGACCTTTATCCCATTAATGGAGGAGTTGCCGATGTTTACGGTAGCCTCAAAGCGGAAATTGTCGAACATTTTGGCCCCAAAGACAAAGCAAAGCGTAGAAAGTTTACAGTTCAAGATTTGGGTTTTAGCGATAACGACTTGTGGATAGCATCAACTGCTCTGCACTATAACCTCACCGTCGTCTCAGGGGACAGCGATTTTCAAAGGATACAACAGGTGCAAGCCTTAACATTAGAATCTTGGCTTTGA
- a CDS encoding NUDIX hydrolase, with amino-acid sequence MTYRNPTPTVDIIIELVDRPHRPIVLIERHNLPLGWAIPGGFVDYGEAVEVAARREAQEETGLQVELVEQLLVYSDPNRDPRQHTISIVFLATAKGEPKAGDDAKSVGIFEYWCVPGNLCFDHDRILRDYWRYRHYGIRPRLG; translated from the coding sequence ATGACTTACCGAAATCCTACACCAACAGTTGATATCATCATTGAACTAGTAGATCGGCCTCATCGGCCAATAGTGTTAATTGAAAGACATAATCTACCTTTAGGTTGGGCTATTCCTGGTGGTTTTGTAGATTATGGCGAAGCTGTGGAAGTGGCGGCGCGGCGAGAAGCGCAAGAGGAGACGGGTTTACAGGTGGAATTAGTTGAACAATTACTGGTGTATTCTGACCCAAATCGCGATCCGCGTCAGCATACGATTAGTATTGTGTTTTTGGCGACAGCTAAGGGTGAACCAAAAGCTGGCGATGATGCTAAGAGTGTAGGGATTTTTGAGTATTGGTGTGTGCCTGGTAATTTATGTTTTGACCACGATCGCATTTTGCGCGATTATTGGCGATATCGGCATTATGGGATACGTCCAAGGTTGGGGTAG
- the malQ gene encoding 4-alpha-glucanotransferase: MPFPRSSGILLHPTSFPSRFGVGDLGLEAYRFIDFLKESHQQYWQVLPLGPTGYGNSPYMCYSAMAGNPLLISPEKLLEEGLLSEEDFANLPGFPAEKVDFEQVVPIKIGLLKKACENFRANATPIQHKEFEGFCDSKAYWLDNYALFMALKDANNGASWNTWEPEFVKREPEALAQVESRLNGDIFYYKFIQFEFFRQWSDLKNYANMRGIDIIGDIPIYVAHDSADVWAHPNIFCLDEETGEVAQMAGVPPDYFSATGQLWGNPVYNWEELQKQDFKWWVQRFEAMLDYVDIIRIDHFRGFEAYWSVPKGEETAINGEWVEAPGEAFFEAIKQKLGKLPVLAEDLGVITPGVEALRDKYEFPGMKILQFAFGSDPANPFLPFNYSRNAVVYTGTHDNDTTIGWFNTANDYEKQNLWLYLGCISSEGIHWDLIRLALSSIANQAIIPLQDILGLGNEARMNFPSIAEGNWEWRYQGGALRDELRDRLKVLTRLNGRAPEAQ, translated from the coding sequence ATGCCTTTTCCTAGATCCAGTGGCATTTTGCTGCATCCTACTTCCTTTCCCAGTCGATTTGGCGTTGGGGATTTAGGCTTAGAAGCCTATCGCTTCATTGATTTTCTCAAAGAAAGCCATCAACAATATTGGCAAGTTTTACCCCTGGGCCCCACTGGATACGGTAATTCTCCATATATGTGCTACTCAGCAATGGCGGGAAATCCGCTGCTCATTAGCCCAGAAAAACTTCTAGAAGAAGGTTTACTATCTGAAGAAGACTTTGCTAATTTACCAGGATTTCCGGCAGAAAAGGTAGATTTTGAGCAGGTTGTACCGATTAAAATTGGGCTACTCAAAAAAGCCTGTGAAAACTTTAGAGCCAATGCTACGCCGATCCAGCATAAAGAGTTTGAAGGTTTTTGCGACAGTAAAGCCTATTGGTTAGATAATTACGCCTTATTTATGGCGCTGAAAGATGCTAATAATGGAGCAAGCTGGAATACATGGGAGCCTGAATTTGTCAAGCGGGAACCAGAAGCATTAGCTCAGGTAGAAAGCCGACTCAACGGAGATATTTTTTATTACAAGTTCATCCAATTTGAGTTTTTTCGGCAGTGGTCAGACCTGAAAAACTACGCGAACATGCGCGGCATTGACATTATCGGCGATATCCCAATATATGTAGCTCATGATAGTGCCGACGTGTGGGCGCATCCCAACATCTTTTGCTTAGACGAAGAGACGGGAGAAGTTGCCCAAATGGCAGGAGTTCCACCAGATTACTTTAGCGCCACCGGTCAATTGTGGGGAAACCCGGTTTATAACTGGGAGGAACTGCAAAAACAAGACTTTAAATGGTGGGTACAGCGCTTTGAGGCCATGCTGGATTATGTAGATATAATTCGCATTGACCACTTCCGGGGCTTCGAGGCATATTGGTCAGTACCCAAAGGTGAAGAAACTGCCATTAATGGCGAATGGGTAGAAGCACCTGGAGAAGCTTTTTTTGAAGCGATCAAACAGAAGTTGGGCAAGCTACCCGTCTTAGCAGAAGATTTGGGGGTAATTACACCAGGGGTAGAAGCGCTGCGAGACAAGTATGAATTTCCTGGAATGAAAATTTTGCAGTTTGCCTTTGGTTCAGATCCCGCTAATCCATTTTTGCCATTCAATTACTCGCGGAATGCTGTAGTTTATACCGGAACTCACGATAATGACACAACCATAGGCTGGTTCAACACAGCTAACGACTATGAAAAGCAAAACTTATGGCTTTATTTAGGTTGTATAAGTTCTGAAGGCATTCACTGGGATTTAATTCGCCTAGCTTTGAGTTCCATCGCTAACCAAGCGATTATTCCTTTGCAAGATATTTTGGGATTAGGAAACGAAGCGCGGATGAATTTTCCCAGTATTGCTGAGGGTAACTGGGAATGGCGCTATCAAGGAGGAGCGTTGAGAGATGAATTACGCGATCGCTTAAAAGTTCTGACTAGACTTAATGGACGCGCCCCAGAAGCCCAGTGA
- a CDS encoding RodZ family helix-turn-helix domain-containing protein, whose amino-acid sequence MKWLRKKNNHQPSLSLEEQRAEKLAELGAQLWALRQEQGLSLEQVVVLTRIPQRLLQAIEEGNLNDLPEPVYIQGLIRQFAEALGLNGVEFSGAFPISSAQANSQGIRNTSPLSQLRPIHLYFLYILLIVCSVNGLSQLLNNAVLQASNSQNQPYPKQKSVVKPELAQVKESMEVQPVSDNLSGVQKEQVVQIGVTLKASSWIRVVADGKTEFEGILPEGTHRIWKAQEQLTVKTDNAGGVLMSVNQEKAKEMGEPGKEEEVRIAAKPKF is encoded by the coding sequence ATGAAATGGCTAAGAAAGAAGAATAATCACCAGCCATCACTTTCATTAGAGGAACAACGAGCCGAAAAGTTGGCAGAATTAGGCGCTCAACTTTGGGCATTGCGGCAAGAACAGGGTCTTTCTCTAGAGCAAGTGGTTGTATTGACCAGAATTCCTCAGCGATTATTGCAGGCGATCGAAGAAGGTAATTTAAACGATCTGCCAGAACCAGTCTATATTCAGGGTTTGATTAGGCAATTTGCGGAAGCTCTAGGCTTGAATGGAGTAGAATTTTCTGGCGCTTTTCCAATCAGTTCTGCACAAGCGAACTCCCAAGGTATTAGGAATACTTCCCCTCTATCTCAATTACGTCCAATTCATCTTTACTTTCTTTACATATTGCTAATAGTATGCTCTGTAAATGGGTTATCTCAGTTATTAAATAACGCGGTACTACAAGCAAGTAATAGCCAAAATCAGCCATATCCCAAACAAAAATCTGTTGTCAAACCAGAATTAGCCCAAGTAAAAGAGTCAATGGAGGTACAACCCGTCAGCGACAACCTGAGCGGCGTCCAAAAGGAACAGGTTGTACAGATTGGTGTCACCTTGAAAGCCTCATCTTGGATTCGTGTAGTAGCCGATGGCAAAACCGAGTTTGAGGGTATTCTGCCAGAGGGAACTCATCGAATTTGGAAAGCCCAAGAGCAATTGACAGTGAAAACTGATAATGCTGGCGGTGTTTTGATGAGTGTCAATCAGGAGAAGGCTAAAGAAATGGGAGAGCCGGGGAAAGAGGAAGAAGTTAGGATTGCTGCCAAGCCTAAGTTTTGA
- a CDS encoding pseudouridine synthase: protein MEVRLQKIIAQWGIASRREAEEMIRHSRVRINGVLAHLGQKVDPEKDAIAIDGKPVSEKQRPALIYLLLHKPAGVVSTCYDPHQRPTVLDLLPKELREGSGIHPVGRLDADSTGALILTNDGELTFGLTHPRHSISKTYHVLVKGHPPETVLQKWRQGVMLEGRKTRVAKVRLIERRAEQSFLEIVLQEGRNRQIRRIAQQLGYPVIKLHRTAIGPIQLQTLKEPFLSEGKYRSLKDHEIHFLQGQITQPIKDLAELRSVSRHEMAKKEE from the coding sequence ATGGAGGTACGGTTACAAAAAATTATTGCTCAGTGGGGTATCGCCTCTCGTCGTGAAGCCGAAGAAATGATTAGGCACTCACGGGTACGGATCAATGGAGTATTGGCACATTTAGGTCAAAAAGTTGATCCCGAAAAAGATGCGATCGCCATCGATGGTAAACCTGTATCCGAAAAGCAGCGTCCGGCTTTAATATATCTATTGCTGCACAAACCAGCGGGAGTGGTTTCGACTTGCTACGACCCTCACCAAAGACCAACAGTTCTGGATCTACTTCCGAAAGAATTACGCGAGGGTTCAGGTATTCACCCAGTTGGCCGTCTAGATGCAGACTCCACAGGAGCATTAATCCTGACTAATGACGGAGAACTGACATTTGGACTAACCCATCCCCGCCACAGTATTTCCAAGACATATCATGTTTTGGTCAAAGGACACCCACCAGAAACAGTACTCCAAAAGTGGCGTCAGGGTGTGATGTTGGAGGGTAGAAAAACCAGGGTTGCTAAGGTACGTCTAATCGAACGTCGTGCCGAGCAAAGCTTTTTAGAAATAGTTTTGCAGGAGGGAAGAAATCGCCAAATTCGCCGCATAGCTCAACAGTTAGGATACCCAGTCATTAAGCTGCATCGGACTGCTATCGGCCCAATTCAATTACAAACTCTAAAGGAACCCTTTTTGTCAGAGGGTAAATATCGTTCCCTCAAAGATCATGAAATTCACTTTTTGCAAGGGCAAATAACGCAACCTATTAAAGATTTAGCGGAGTTAAGGAGTGTCAGTAGGCATGAAATGGCTAAGAAAGAAGAATAA
- a CDS encoding DUF2993 domain-containing protein produces the protein MPEQNPQTTNANKIRIITQVLTTAVKLWLRAQVSQISELEVEITASDRQLFSGRIPSVSIFATHPVYQGLQITQIKLTAENIRINIGSVLKGKSLRLLETVPVVGDLIIDEKDLNASLSSDLLSTALSDLLVKVLPTHYPQTQSINWQEILLGNNQIILRGLRVTNSETTPLEICLGLQLLSGHELQVALIPIQPTQADMLEDNHEYNLDLGSDVDIQELTLIPGKLVCRGKINVNP, from the coding sequence ATGCCAGAGCAAAATCCCCAAACAACAAATGCAAATAAAATCCGCATAATTACGCAGGTACTAACAACAGCAGTCAAGCTTTGGTTAAGAGCGCAAGTCAGCCAAATATCAGAATTAGAAGTGGAGATCACAGCGAGCGATCGCCAACTTTTCTCTGGGCGCATCCCTTCGGTATCTATTTTTGCCACTCATCCAGTTTATCAAGGTCTCCAGATTACACAAATTAAATTAACAGCAGAAAATATTCGGATAAACATCGGCTCCGTACTCAAGGGAAAATCCCTGCGACTGTTAGAAACAGTACCAGTGGTTGGAGATTTAATCATAGACGAGAAGGATCTCAATGCTTCTCTCTCATCTGACTTATTATCGACTGCTTTGAGCGATTTATTGGTTAAGGTTTTACCAACACATTACCCACAGACACAATCAATTAATTGGCAAGAAATTCTTCTGGGGAACAACCAAATTATACTGCGAGGTTTGAGAGTAACCAATAGTGAAACAACGCCTCTAGAGATTTGTCTGGGCTTACAGTTACTCAGTGGGCATGAGTTGCAAGTGGCACTGATTCCAATCCAGCCTACCCAAGCAGATATGTTAGAGGACAATCATGAGTACAATCTGGATCTTGGCTCAGATGTCGATATCCAAGAGCTAACACTGATCCCAGGCAAGTTGGTGTGTCGTGGAAAGATTAACGTTAATCCTTGA
- a CDS encoding phosphatidate cytidylyltransferase — MPWSRIISGIVAIALALSVTLLGGWYFTIMFAVIVFLGQQEYFNLVRARGIVPAAKTTMAASQVLLVICTLDGSLADAVMPIAGTLICFYLLFQPKFATIADVSASIMGLFYVGYLPSYWVRLRAIDSAAFSNLLFGGYWPTNWMDFWEKANSASLPQGFTATLLTFLCIWAADIGAYTIGKFFGKTRLSEISPKKTVEGAVFGITSSVAVAVAGAYYLHLPSSPFTGLALGLLIGIASLLGDLTESMLKRDAGVKDSGQLIPGHGGILDRTDSYIFTAPLVYYFVTLLLPLL; from the coding sequence ATGCCTTGGTCTCGGATTATTAGTGGAATTGTTGCGATCGCTCTTGCTCTTTCTGTTACCCTTTTGGGTGGTTGGTATTTTACCATCATGTTTGCGGTTATCGTCTTTTTGGGACAACAGGAATATTTTAATTTGGTGCGAGCCAGAGGTATAGTTCCTGCTGCTAAAACCACAATGGCTGCTAGCCAAGTATTGCTGGTAATTTGCACGCTAGATGGCAGTTTAGCTGATGCTGTGATGCCAATAGCTGGCACACTTATTTGTTTTTACCTGCTGTTTCAACCCAAATTTGCCACGATCGCTGATGTTTCCGCTTCCATTATGGGGCTATTTTATGTAGGTTATTTACCAAGTTACTGGGTGCGGTTACGAGCAATTGATAGTGCTGCTTTTAGCAATCTCCTTTTTGGAGGTTACTGGCCCACAAACTGGATGGATTTCTGGGAGAAGGCAAATTCCGCTTCTCTACCACAAGGTTTTACAGCAACATTACTAACTTTTTTGTGTATTTGGGCAGCCGATATCGGTGCTTACACCATTGGTAAATTCTTTGGAAAAACTCGTCTGTCTGAGATTAGCCCGAAAAAAACTGTAGAAGGTGCTGTCTTTGGCATTACTTCAAGTGTTGCTGTAGCTGTAGCAGGAGCCTATTATCTCCACTTGCCAAGTTCCCCTTTCACTGGTTTAGCATTGGGTTTGCTGATTGGCATTGCTAGTCTTTTAGGGGATCTCACTGAATCTATGCTCAAGCGGGATGCTGGAGTTAAAGATTCTGGACAGTTAATCCCCGGTCATGGTGGTATTTTAGACCGTACTGATAGTTATATTTTTACTGCTCCTTTGGTTTATTATTTCGTGACACTACTGTTGCCGCTACTGTAG
- the cbiT gene encoding precorrin-6Y C5,15-methyltransferase subunit CbiT, translating to MPSQLWPYITPGIPDELFEHLPGIPLSQREVRLLLISQLRLKSDSVLWDIGAGTGTIPVEVGLLCPGGQIIAIERDEEVANLIKRNCDRFDVKNVEVIEGSAPECLHDLKVAPHRICIEGGRPIQEILQAAWHYLPPSGRVVATAANLESLYAISQSFSLLRARNIEVVQSAVNRLETRGFSQSFTAVDPIFILSGEKLD from the coding sequence ATGCCCTCCCAACTTTGGCCTTATATTACCCCTGGTATTCCCGATGAATTATTTGAACATTTGCCAGGAATTCCCCTGAGTCAGCGAGAAGTCCGACTGCTATTAATTTCGCAACTGCGACTAAAATCAGATTCCGTGTTGTGGGATATTGGCGCAGGGACGGGTACAATTCCGGTAGAGGTGGGGCTATTGTGTCCAGGTGGACAGATTATTGCTATCGAAAGGGATGAAGAAGTCGCTAATTTGATCAAGCGTAACTGCGATCGCTTTGATGTGAAAAATGTCGAAGTAATTGAAGGTAGCGCCCCAGAGTGTTTACACGATCTTAAGGTTGCCCCTCACCGCATTTGTATCGAGGGAGGCCGCCCTATTCAAGAAATACTACAAGCAGCTTGGCATTATTTGCCGCCATCCGGTCGGGTTGTAGCCACAGCTGCTAATCTAGAAAGTCTATATGCTATTTCTCAGAGCTTTTCTCTGTTAAGGGCTAGAAATATCGAAGTCGTCCAATCTGCGGTTAACCGCCTAGAGACGCGCGGCTTTTCTCAAAGCTTTACCGCCGTTGATCCCATTTTTATCCTCAGTGGTGAGAAACTAGACTAA
- a CDS encoding serine/threonine-protein kinase — protein MIGEILGERYEVQQLLGKKAGRRTLLARDLQTQELVVIKLLSFSSDFEWDSLKLFEREAETLKNLAHPSIPGYLNYFEVNLPTIKGFALVQTYIPAQTLEQCLQTGRTFTEAEVKQIAKELLEILVYLHELHPPVIHRDIKPSNILLGDRSGNSIGQVYLVDFGSVQTVLATETGTRTVVGTYGYMPPEQFGGRTVAASDLYSLGATLIYLVTGTHPADLPQKDFRIQFEQAANFSPSFSNWLRWMIEPSLERRLSSASAALAALEKPQPNLPTLVIGKPDGSKIQLTKNEGSLEIIVPPAGFDSSIVFTGLFAIVWNSFILFWTLGALSAPFPVNIPFALFSLPFWGAGLMMVYKFLFNLFGRICLRLNPEQISISWELFAWKFYRPRASSRQSITKLVYIPKHFTKDSEGTRIAVPAQLDIWVGVKKYQLGGNGGAIKSEAELEWLAHELSDWLDLPITNPIRS, from the coding sequence ATGATTGGCGAAATATTAGGTGAACGCTACGAAGTTCAGCAGCTATTAGGAAAAAAAGCAGGGCGGCGGACGCTATTAGCTCGTGATTTGCAAACTCAGGAATTAGTTGTCATCAAGTTACTCTCTTTTAGTAGTGACTTTGAGTGGGATTCACTCAAGTTGTTCGAGCGAGAAGCTGAAACTTTAAAAAACCTAGCACATCCCTCAATTCCTGGCTATTTAAACTATTTTGAGGTAAATCTACCAACCATCAAAGGATTTGCTCTAGTACAAACTTATATCCCTGCACAAACTTTAGAGCAATGCTTACAGACTGGGCGGACTTTTACCGAAGCTGAAGTCAAACAGATAGCCAAAGAACTTTTAGAGATTCTCGTTTACCTACATGAGCTACATCCGCCTGTAATTCATCGTGATATTAAGCCTAGCAATATTTTATTGGGCGATCGCTCTGGTAATAGTATCGGTCAAGTTTATTTGGTAGATTTTGGCTCAGTACAAACCGTCTTGGCTACCGAAACCGGGACAAGAACTGTAGTCGGAACTTATGGCTATATGCCACCAGAGCAATTTGGCGGACGCACTGTTGCAGCATCAGACCTTTATAGTTTAGGTGCAACCTTAATTTATTTAGTTACGGGTACTCACCCAGCCGATTTACCTCAAAAGGATTTTCGGATTCAGTTTGAACAAGCGGCTAATTTCAGTCCCAGCTTTAGCAATTGGTTAAGGTGGATGATTGAACCTAGTTTAGAACGGCGTTTGAGTTCTGCCAGTGCAGCACTGGCAGCTTTAGAAAAACCACAACCGAACTTGCCTACTTTAGTTATTGGTAAACCAGATGGCAGTAAGATTCAACTAACCAAAAATGAGGGTTCTCTAGAAATTATCGTTCCACCTGCTGGTTTTGATTCATCAATAGTATTTACAGGTTTATTTGCGATCGTCTGGAATTCATTTATCCTCTTTTGGACACTTGGCGCACTCTCAGCACCTTTTCCTGTCAATATCCCCTTTGCTTTGTTCTCGCTTCCATTTTGGGGTGCTGGCTTGATGATGGTGTATAAATTTCTTTTTAATTTATTTGGACGCATCTGCTTACGCCTGAATCCCGAACAAATTTCCATAAGCTGGGAGTTGTTTGCTTGGAAATTTTATCGTCCCCGTGCATCATCAAGACAAAGTATTACTAAGTTAGTTTACATTCCCAAACATTTTACTAAAGATTCTGAAGGTACTAGAATTGCCGTTCCCGCACAATTGGATATTTGGGTAGGAGTCAAAAAATATCAGCTTGGTGGTAATGGTGGTGCGATTAAATCGGAAGCGGAATTGGAATGGCTAGCTCATGAATTAAGTGATTGGTTAGATTTGCCAATTACCAATCCAATTAGAAGTTAA
- the tatA gene encoding twin-arginine translocase TatA/TatE family subunit has product MFGLGWPEIAVITIVAILIFGPKKIPELGTALGKTLRGFKEEMKTPSEETNQEEEKQ; this is encoded by the coding sequence ATGTTTGGACTGGGATGGCCAGAAATAGCTGTAATTACCATAGTCGCTATTCTAATTTTCGGCCCAAAAAAAATTCCTGAATTGGGAACAGCACTGGGGAAAACCCTACGAGGTTTTAAGGAGGAGATGAAAACTCCCAGTGAAGAAACCAATCAGGAAGAAGAAAAACAGTAA
- the cphA gene encoding cyanophycin synthetase codes for MRILKIQTLRGPNYWSIRRHKLIVMRLDLETLGEMPSNEIPGFYEGLVEALPSLEGHYCSPGCRGGFLMRVKEGTMMGHIVEHVALELQELAGMHVGFGRTRETATPGIYQVVIEYLNEEAGRYAGRAAVRLCQSIVDRGRYPKAELEQDIQDLKDFTRDASLGPSTEAIVKEAEKRGIPWMSLEARFLIQLGYGVNQKRMQATMTDNTSILGVELACDKEATKRILAAAGAPVPRGTVINFLDDLEQAIEFVGGYPIVIKPLDGNHGRGITIDIRTWEEAEAGYEAARQVSRSIIVERYYVGRDHRVLVVNGKVVAVAERVPAHVIGNGRSTISELIEETNLDPNRGEGHDNVLTKIELDRTSYQLLERQGYTLNSVPPKGTICYLRATANLSTGGSAVDRTDEIHPENLWLAQRVVKIIGLDIAGLDIVTSDISRPLREVDGVIVEVNAAPGFRMHVAPSVGIPRNVAGAVMDMLFPNEQSSQIPILSVTGTNGKTTTTRLLAHIYKQTGKVVGYTTTDGTYIGDYLVEAGDNTGPQSAHVILQDPTVEVAVLETARGGILRSGLGFEAANVGVVLNVASDHLGIGDIDTIEQLANLKSVVAEAVFPDGYAVLNADDRRVAAMSEKTKANIAYFTMNPDSELVRKHIQKGGVAAVYENGYLSIVKGDWTHRIERAENIPLTMGGRAPFMIANALAASLAAFVQNVTIEQIRAGLRTFRASVSQTPGRMNLFNLGNYHALVDYAHNAASYEAVGSFVQNWTTGQRIGVIGGPGDRRDEDFVTLGKLAAQIFDYIIIKEDDDTRGRLRGSAAQLIIQGITEVKPDSRYESILDETQAINKGLDMAPDNSLVVILPESVSRAIKLIKLRGLAKEETHQQNAGTTVIDSQNGIAPSSVVNTLL; via the coding sequence ATGAGAATCCTCAAGATCCAGACCTTACGCGGCCCAAACTATTGGAGCATTCGACGCCACAAACTGATCGTCATGCGCCTCGATTTAGAAACCCTTGGCGAAATGCCCTCGAATGAAATCCCTGGCTTTTATGAAGGATTAGTTGAGGCGCTGCCGAGTCTGGAGGGTCACTATTGTTCGCCTGGCTGTCGTGGTGGTTTTTTGATGCGAGTCAAAGAAGGCACTATGATGGGTCATATCGTGGAACACGTAGCCCTAGAACTCCAAGAATTAGCAGGTATGCATGTCGGCTTTGGTCGCACCCGCGAAACTGCCACACCCGGAATTTATCAAGTAGTCATCGAGTACCTGAATGAGGAAGCGGGACGCTACGCTGGACGAGCCGCAGTACGGCTATGCCAGAGTATCGTTGATCGAGGCCGTTATCCTAAGGCAGAACTAGAGCAAGATATCCAAGACCTGAAAGACTTCACCCGTGACGCTTCCTTAGGCCCCTCCACAGAAGCGATCGTCAAAGAAGCAGAAAAAAGAGGTATTCCCTGGATGTCGCTGGAAGCCCGCTTTTTGATTCAGCTAGGCTATGGCGTCAACCAGAAGCGAATGCAGGCGACAATGACCGATAACACCAGCATTCTGGGTGTAGAACTAGCTTGCGATAAAGAAGCCACTAAACGCATCCTCGCTGCCGCTGGTGCGCCAGTACCCAGAGGTACAGTAATCAACTTTTTAGACGATTTAGAACAAGCCATTGAATTCGTTGGCGGCTATCCCATCGTCATCAAGCCCCTAGATGGCAATCATGGACGTGGGATCACCATTGATATCAGAACTTGGGAAGAAGCTGAAGCCGGATACGAAGCTGCCAGACAGGTTTCTCGGTCAATTATTGTCGAAAGATATTATGTTGGGCGCGACCATAGGGTATTAGTGGTAAATGGCAAAGTCGTAGCAGTCGCCGAACGGGTTCCGGCTCATGTCATTGGTAACGGCAGATCCACCATCTCCGAACTAATCGAAGAAACCAACCTTGACCCAAATCGCGGCGAAGGACATGATAACGTCCTCACCAAGATTGAACTAGACCGCACCAGCTACCAATTGCTAGAAAGGCAAGGTTACACCCTAAATAGCGTGCCACCCAAGGGCACTATTTGTTATCTCAGAGCAACAGCCAACTTAAGTACAGGCGGTAGTGCTGTAGACCGTACCGATGAAATTCACCCCGAAAATCTTTGGTTGGCACAACGAGTTGTCAAGATTATCGGTTTAGATATCGCCGGACTTGATATCGTCACCTCGGATATTAGCCGTCCGCTGCGGGAAGTTGATGGCGTAATTGTCGAAGTTAACGCCGCTCCCGGTTTTCGGATGCACGTTGCCCCAAGTGTCGGTATTCCCCGCAATGTCGCTGGCGCAGTGATGGATATGTTGTTTCCTAACGAGCAATCTAGCCAAATTCCCATTCTCAGCGTCACGGGTACTAATGGCAAAACAACCACTACCCGCCTACTAGCACATATTTATAAACAGACTGGTAAAGTAGTAGGCTATACCACTACAGATGGAACATATATCGGTGATTACTTAGTAGAAGCAGGTGATAACACCGGCCCCCAAAGTGCCCACGTCATCCTCCAAGATCCCACAGTAGAAGTAGCAGTGCTGGAAACGGCTCGTGGTGGCATTCTTCGCTCTGGATTGGGCTTTGAAGCCGCAAATGTAGGTGTAGTATTGAATGTAGCCTCAGACCACTTAGGAATAGGCGATATAGATACCATTGAGCAGTTAGCTAACCTCAAGAGTGTAGTAGCGGAAGCCGTATTCCCTGATGGCTATGCGGTACTCAATGCCGACGATCGCCGCGTCGCCGCCATGTCAGAAAAAACTAAGGCTAATATTGCTTACTTCACCATGAACCCCGACTCGGAATTAGTGCGGAAGCACATCCAAAAGGGCGGAGTAGCGGCAGTGTATGAAAATGGCTATTTGTCAATTGTTAAAGGTGATTGGACACACCGGATAGAAAGAGCCGAAAATATACCTTTAACAATGGGCGGACGTGCGCCGTTTATGATTGCCAACGCTTTAGCTGCAAGTTTGGCAGCATTCGTGCAAAACGTCACAATTGAGCAGATTCGGGCTGGTTTGAGGACTTTCCGGGCTTCAGTTAGTCAAACACCGGGACGAATGAATCTATTTAATTTAGGAAACTACCACGCTTTGGTAGACTATGCCCACAATGCAGCCAGTTATGAAGCTGTAGGTTCCTTTGTGCAGAACTGGACTACAGGACAACGGATTGGCGTAATTGGTGGGCCAGGCGATCGCCGCGACGAAGATTTTGTTACTTTAGGTAAGCTAGCAGCACAAATTTTTGATTACATCATCATCAAAGAAGACGATGATACACGGGGAAGACTACGGGGATCAGCTGCCCAGTTGATTATTCAAGGCATCACCGAAGTTAAGCCTGATAGCCGCTATGAATCAATTTTGGATGAAACCCAAGCGATCAATAAAGGCTTAGACATGGCTCCTGATAACAGTCTGGTGGTAATTTTGCCAGAAAGCGTTAGTCGGGCGATTAAATTAATTAAGCTGCGTGGTCTAGCGAAAGAAGAGACACACCAACAAAATGCTGGCACAACTGTCATCGATTCCCAAAATGGGATCGCACCTTCTTCTGTTGTTAATACCTTGTTGTAA